In the genome of Carnobacterium viridans, one region contains:
- a CDS encoding cob(I)yrinic acid a,c-diamide adenosyltransferase, protein MQLYTKTGDKGYTSLIGGEKVRKDANRVDAYGTMDELNSLIGYIVSQLEERDSSLKGELIEIQQNLFDCGTDLATPHGKGTYKVTKEMVQNLEMSIDGYADKAPEILSFVLPGGHPTASLLHMARTVVRRTERSIVSLGFGETVNQYVAVYMNRLSDYFFAVARAVNNRYNVKEILYERGGKVFHPELKKEDLN, encoded by the coding sequence GTGCAACTTTATACAAAGACGGGCGATAAAGGGTATACAAGTTTAATTGGCGGCGAGAAGGTAAGAAAAGACGCAAATCGGGTGGATGCCTATGGAACAATGGATGAACTGAATTCATTGATCGGATATATTGTGAGCCAATTAGAAGAAAGAGATTCATCGTTAAAAGGAGAACTTATTGAAATCCAGCAGAATCTATTTGATTGCGGAACAGACTTAGCTACTCCCCATGGGAAAGGAACCTATAAAGTAACAAAAGAAATGGTGCAAAACTTAGAAATGAGTATTGATGGTTATGCCGATAAAGCTCCTGAGATTTTATCATTTGTGTTACCAGGTGGACATCCGACAGCTAGTCTTTTACATATGGCACGAACAGTTGTTAGAAGAACAGAAAGATCTATCGTTAGTCTAGGGTTTGGAGAAACGGTGAATCAATATGTAGCAGTTTATATGAATCGATTATCTGATTATTTTTTCGCTGTTGCTAGAGCGGTCAATAACCGCTACAACGTAAAAGAAATTTTATATGAAAGAGGAGGAAAAGTTTTCCACCCTGAATTAAAAAAAGAGGATTTAAATTAA
- a CDS encoding DUF4430 domain-containing protein encodes MKLIKLALIGVTALSLVACGETARQESDSSAAKSTSLVESQVNETLSIDIVLEEDEKEVDTATKKLEVSEGTTVLEALKKEYEVVEEGGFITSIEGMKQDEKAGKYWMYEVNNTNPTVGAAEYELQDGDQVKWFLNASQ; translated from the coding sequence ATGAAACTAATTAAATTAGCACTTATAGGGGTAACAGCCCTTAGTTTAGTAGCCTGTGGAGAAACGGCTAGACAAGAATCAGACTCTTCTGCTGCAAAAAGCACTTCTTTAGTAGAAAGTCAGGTAAATGAAACACTTTCTATTGATATTGTATTAGAAGAAGACGAAAAAGAAGTTGACACTGCCACAAAAAAATTAGAAGTATCCGAGGGCACTACGGTCTTAGAAGCCCTTAAAAAAGAATATGAAGTAGTTGAAGAAGGCGGTTTTATTACGTCTATTGAAGGAATGAAACAAGACGAAAAAGCAGGGAAGTACTGGATGTACGAAGTAAACAATACAAATCCAACTGTAGGAGCTGCCGAATACGAGTTACAAGATGGAGATCAAGTGAAGTGGTTTCTAAATGCTTCACAATAA
- a CDS encoding ECF transporter S component: protein MLHNKSAGKLSIQRITLLAFLTALCQVSRQLLQFLPNVQPVTVILIILTLTLGISDALIVAVLSILLSNMTLGMGVWTIAQILSFFVVVLVTGLVIKPILKKIPFVLMVFYAGFTGYLYGFVISLVQAPFFGIQNFWIYYASGIPFDTMHAVGNSGFYLILAPILFPLLKKFLNKYYSNGDWK, encoded by the coding sequence ATGCTTCACAATAAAAGTGCTGGAAAACTATCCATTCAAAGAATAACCTTACTTGCCTTTCTCACGGCACTTTGCCAAGTTAGTCGTCAGTTGCTCCAGTTCTTGCCGAATGTCCAGCCAGTAACGGTTATCTTAATTATTTTAACGTTAACATTAGGAATAAGTGATGCCCTAATTGTAGCGGTATTGTCGATTCTTTTATCCAATATGACGCTTGGAATGGGTGTTTGGACAATTGCTCAAATTTTATCATTCTTTGTAGTGGTCTTGGTTACTGGACTAGTGATCAAACCGATATTAAAAAAAATTCCTTTTGTCTTGATGGTTTTCTATGCGGGATTTACAGGTTATTTATACGGATTCGTTATTTCACTAGTCCAAGCTCCCTTTTTTGGCATTCAAAATTTTTGGATTTATTATGCTTCGGGTATTCCTTTTGATACCATGCACGCAGTAGGAAATAGTGGATTTTATTTGATTCTAGCACCAATTTTATTTCCTTTATTAAAAAAGTTTCTTAACAAGTATTACTCCAATGGTGATTGGAAGTAA
- a CDS encoding M23 family metallopeptidase: protein MKKRVLAGIMASMMFASPFLPTVVQADTLEEMEQKKNELESQSSELNNRIQEQDETLNDLETEKGHLESDITTLQVQIDETVMKLHDQEQKLEESKAKVEQLKNEIEALKELIAQRTGKLENQARSVQTDGSASNLIGLIVTAESFSDLVGRIGIVNQLVTANKTIVTEQETDQTALEANEAEAEDEKVAIEETKNAIELSKNNLVAQKAEMDDKIVQVAIQYDMTEDEKNTFVKEQQVIATQTSTLSEEMQKERQRIIEEEQARQLAIQQAAEEEAKKAAEEEEARLTAVAAQEKAEQEEASKKVVEQKTTIASSSPNKSTSANKSSSSSNSSSNSKASSNSKASSNSKASSNSSSSKKPAITPKPQPKPEIQPESKPSSNSGFIHPSGGYSTSPYGYRIHPITGEHKLHGGIDFGGGGAIVASQSGTVVIAGYHSSWGYYVKIDHGNGMLTLYAHMVAGSLLVSPGQQVSQGQQIGTMGTTGSSTGVHLHFEMYKNGSRVNPASYL, encoded by the coding sequence TTGAAAAAGAGAGTATTAGCAGGAATTATGGCTTCGATGATGTTCGCTAGTCCATTTCTACCAACTGTTGTTCAAGCAGATACATTGGAAGAAATGGAACAGAAAAAAAACGAACTTGAATCACAATCATCAGAGCTTAATAATAGAATTCAAGAGCAAGACGAAACTTTAAACGACTTAGAAACAGAAAAAGGTCATTTAGAATCAGACATCACTACACTGCAAGTTCAAATAGACGAAACGGTAATGAAATTACATGATCAAGAACAAAAATTAGAAGAGTCTAAAGCAAAAGTTGAACAATTAAAAAATGAAATTGAAGCTTTAAAAGAATTAATTGCTCAACGGACAGGCAAACTTGAAAACCAAGCACGTTCTGTACAAACGGACGGCAGTGCTTCTAATTTAATAGGCCTTATTGTAACTGCTGAAAGTTTTTCAGACTTAGTAGGCCGCATAGGTATTGTTAATCAACTTGTTACTGCTAATAAAACTATTGTAACTGAACAAGAAACGGACCAAACAGCACTAGAAGCAAATGAAGCAGAAGCTGAAGATGAAAAAGTTGCGATTGAAGAAACTAAAAATGCGATTGAATTATCAAAAAACAACCTAGTTGCTCAAAAAGCTGAAATGGATGATAAAATCGTCCAAGTTGCTATTCAATACGATATGACAGAAGATGAAAAAAATACATTTGTTAAAGAACAGCAAGTAATCGCTACTCAAACAAGTACGTTATCTGAAGAAATGCAAAAAGAACGTCAACGTATTATTGAGGAAGAACAAGCAAGACAGTTAGCCATTCAACAGGCTGCTGAAGAAGAAGCTAAAAAAGCTGCTGAAGAAGAAGAAGCTAGATTAACTGCCGTTGCGGCTCAAGAAAAAGCTGAGCAAGAAGAAGCTTCTAAAAAAGTTGTCGAACAAAAAACAACAATTGCCAGCTCTTCTCCTAATAAATCAACAAGTGCTAATAAATCGAGCAGTTCATCAAACAGTTCTAGTAATTCAAAAGCTTCAAGTAACTCAAAAGCTTCAAGTAACTCAAAAGCTTCAAGTAACTCAAGTTCGTCAAAAAAACCGGCTATTACACCCAAACCACAACCAAAACCAGAAATACAACCAGAATCAAAACCATCATCTAATTCAGGTTTTATTCATCCTAGTGGCGGATATTCAACTTCACCTTATGGTTACCGTATACATCCAATTACGGGCGAGCATAAATTACATGGAGGAATTGACTTTGGCGGTGGCGGAGCAATCGTAGCCTCTCAAAGTGGTACAGTTGTCATTGCAGGATATCATTCATCATGGGGTTACTATGTAAAAATCGACCATGGAAATGGTATGCTAACTCTTTATGCTCATATGGTTGCAGGAAGTTTGCTGGTTTCTCCCGGACAACAAGTCTCTCAAGGCCAACAAATTGGAACAATGGGAACAACTGGATCTTCTACCGGGGTACATTTGCATTTTGAAATGTACAAAAATGGCTCTCGTGTTAACCCTGCTTCTTATTTATAA
- a CDS encoding CAP domain-containing protein — MRKFFSYSLLLIVLIGFGYWLGSSTILEGTKIGETISLMENKLKDDSLVLVEESPDTSEQEQATSANSTSTNDLTETNEIDVAVVENRMLELLNDLRSEVGVAPVTSNDQLKKAANIRANETEESFSHTRPDGKATFTVLEEPEVNYSYRLAGENLAMGTYYLAEKEMAEWLFKGLKDSSGHYENMIKKDFEEVGIGVHYDGTNLYIVQIFGTPL, encoded by the coding sequence ATGAGGAAATTTTTCTCATATAGTTTACTATTAATCGTATTGATTGGTTTTGGCTACTGGCTTGGCAGTTCGACTATTTTAGAAGGTACAAAAATTGGTGAGACTATCTCTCTAATGGAGAATAAATTGAAAGATGATTCATTAGTACTTGTAGAAGAGTCGCCAGATACTAGTGAACAAGAACAAGCAACGAGTGCGAATTCAACAAGCACGAATGATTTAACAGAAACCAATGAAATTGACGTTGCAGTTGTGGAGAACCGGATGTTAGAGTTATTAAATGATTTAAGAAGTGAAGTGGGTGTCGCACCAGTAACTTCAAATGATCAATTAAAAAAAGCAGCTAATATACGAGCAAATGAAACAGAAGAATCGTTTTCTCATACACGACCAGATGGAAAAGCTACTTTTACCGTATTAGAAGAGCCGGAAGTTAACTATTCTTACCGATTAGCAGGAGAAAATTTAGCAATGGGAACTTATTATCTAGCGGAAAAAGAAATGGCTGAATGGTTGTTTAAAGGATTAAAAGATAGTTCAGGACATTATGAAAATATGATAAAGAAGGATTTTGAGGAAGTGGGAATTGGGGTTCATTATGATGGCACCAATCTTTACATTGTTCAAATTTTTGGAACACCGTTATAA
- a CDS encoding YjjG family noncanonical pyrimidine nucleotidase gives MKSYQTLLFDVDDTLLDFKAAENYALQKLFSEHNVVLTDDIKQFYQEMNQKLWSSFEKGELEREELLHTRFSILFKKIGLTLDGVHLDNLYREYLEESAVLIDGATSLLQKLAKQYDLYVVTNGVARTQFIRLNNSNLSTYFKDIFVSEEIGYQKPMKEFFNHVFEKIPHCSADKTLIIGDSLTSDIQGGINAGIDTCWFNPKGPINTTLLPTYEINRLQTLENLLLTPNSPVETPNSPVETPNSPVETPNTHSVLTF, from the coding sequence TTGAAAAGTTACCAAACACTTTTATTTGATGTAGATGATACACTGCTTGATTTCAAAGCAGCTGAAAATTATGCTTTACAAAAATTGTTTAGCGAACACAATGTTGTCTTAACAGATGATATTAAACAATTTTATCAAGAAATGAACCAAAAGTTATGGTCTTCTTTTGAAAAAGGAGAGCTTGAACGGGAAGAATTATTGCATACTCGTTTTTCAATTTTGTTTAAAAAAATTGGGTTAACTTTAGATGGCGTTCATCTAGATAACTTATATAGAGAATATCTAGAAGAAAGTGCGGTGCTGATTGATGGCGCGACATCTTTACTTCAAAAACTAGCCAAACAGTATGACCTTTATGTGGTTACGAATGGTGTTGCACGTACACAGTTTATCCGTCTAAACAACTCAAATCTGAGCACTTATTTTAAAGATATTTTTGTTTCTGAAGAAATTGGCTATCAAAAACCGATGAAAGAATTTTTTAATCACGTTTTCGAAAAAATCCCTCATTGTTCTGCGGATAAGACATTAATCATTGGAGATTCTTTAACTTCTGATATTCAAGGTGGAATCAATGCCGGGATCGATACATGTTGGTTTAATCCTAAAGGACCTATAAATACAACACTTCTTCCAACTTATGAGATTAACCGACTACAAACATTAGAAAATTTACTTTTAACACCTAATTCTCCAGTGGAAACACCTAATTCTCCAGTGGAAACACCTAATTCTCCAGTGGAAACACCTAATACACATTCTGTATTAACTTTTTAA
- a CDS encoding ammonium transporter, whose product MFSSVDTLWVLIGTVLVFFMQAGFAMVETGFTRAKNAGNIIMKNLMDFVLGSLMYWIIGFGVMFGPSIAGLFGTPDLFVQGNYDTTIPGYVFLMFQTVFAATAATIVSGSMAERTKFSAYLVYTLVISTVVYPISGHWIWGGGWLAQLGFVDFAGSTAVHMVGGVTALIGAKLVGARIGKYDNDGKAKAIPGHSLTLGALGVFILWFAWFGFNGASTVSATGDETLALIGTIFLNTNLSAVTATLVAMVITWTKYGKPDISMTLNGSLAGLVGITAGCAIVSPFGAVAIGAISSIALVYGIEFVEKKAKIDDPVGAFGVHGISGALGTILVGVFATDDGLLYGGGVSLLGVQLLGVIAVVAWVTITMFITFKLVDKTIGLRVTEEEEIAGMDISEHGLESSYGDFVTVPFGQKPLFEGLKFESPELELAFSGVGPLAIDEEESRETVDIHQQVKQPFTSGEKEETRLMKVDIITNESKFENLKKSLNGVGITGMTVTKVQGYGLQKGQTAYYRGVEIEADLLPKIRLEVVVSSIPVSLVIETARKALYTGTVGDGKIFVYNVENVVRVSSGDQGTKALEYDEEKEEVRV is encoded by the coding sequence ATGTTTTCATCTGTGGATACGTTATGGGTTCTTATTGGAACAGTTTTAGTGTTTTTTATGCAAGCAGGTTTTGCAATGGTTGAAACGGGATTTACTAGAGCAAAAAATGCTGGTAATATTATCATGAAAAATTTGATGGATTTTGTATTAGGATCTTTAATGTACTGGATTATTGGTTTTGGAGTAATGTTTGGTCCCAGTATAGCTGGGTTATTTGGAACACCGGATTTATTTGTACAAGGCAATTATGACACCACTATACCTGGATATGTATTTTTAATGTTTCAAACGGTCTTTGCTGCAACTGCCGCAACGATTGTTTCTGGCTCAATGGCAGAAAGAACAAAATTTAGTGCATACCTAGTTTACACGTTGGTTATTTCTACAGTTGTTTATCCTATTTCAGGACATTGGATTTGGGGTGGAGGATGGTTAGCACAATTAGGATTTGTCGATTTTGCTGGTTCGACAGCTGTTCATATGGTTGGTGGAGTAACAGCTCTAATCGGAGCAAAACTTGTTGGGGCTAGAATTGGAAAATACGACAATGATGGAAAAGCAAAAGCTATTCCAGGACATAGTCTAACATTAGGAGCCTTAGGCGTTTTCATTCTTTGGTTTGCTTGGTTTGGATTTAACGGTGCTTCAACGGTCTCTGCCACGGGTGACGAAACATTAGCTCTTATTGGGACGATCTTTTTAAATACAAATTTATCTGCAGTAACGGCTACCTTAGTTGCTATGGTGATTACATGGACAAAATACGGAAAACCAGATATTTCTATGACGCTAAATGGTTCGCTAGCTGGTTTAGTAGGGATTACAGCTGGATGTGCAATAGTTTCACCATTTGGAGCTGTAGCAATAGGAGCAATTTCTTCTATTGCGTTAGTCTATGGAATAGAATTTGTCGAAAAAAAGGCTAAAATTGATGATCCAGTTGGTGCTTTTGGAGTACATGGAATTTCGGGTGCTTTAGGAACGATTTTAGTAGGCGTTTTTGCGACTGACGATGGTCTACTTTATGGCGGAGGTGTTAGCCTCTTAGGTGTTCAATTATTAGGAGTTATTGCCGTCGTAGCATGGGTAACGATTACTATGTTCATTACGTTTAAACTTGTTGATAAGACAATTGGGTTACGAGTAACAGAAGAAGAAGAAATTGCAGGGATGGATATTTCAGAACACGGATTAGAATCAAGCTATGGTGACTTTGTAACGGTTCCGTTTGGCCAAAAACCTCTATTCGAAGGATTAAAATTTGAAAGTCCAGAACTTGAATTAGCCTTTTCAGGTGTAGGACCTCTTGCTATCGATGAGGAAGAGAGTCGTGAAACAGTTGACATTCATCAACAGGTAAAGCAACCTTTTACATCTGGTGAAAAGGAAGAGACTCGTTTAATGAAAGTGGACATTATAACAAATGAGTCTAAATTTGAAAATTTGAAAAAATCTTTAAATGGTGTTGGTATCACAGGTATGACAGTAACAAAAGTACAAGGATATGGCCTTCAAAAAGGCCAAACAGCTTATTATAGAGGAGTTGAAATCGAAGCAGATTTGCTTCCTAAGATAAGATTAGAAGTAGTGGTTAGCAGTATTCCAGTTTCTTTGGTTATAGAAACAGCTCGAAAAGCGCTATATACGGGTACTGTTGGAGATGGGAAAATTTTTGTCTACAATGTTGAAAATGTCGTTCGAGTCAGTTCCGGAGACCAAGGAACAAAAGCTTTAGAATATGATGAAGAGAAAGAAGAAGTTAGGGTCTAA
- a CDS encoding ROK family protein, whose amino-acid sequence MYYLGIDIGGTETNYGLINDQGELGEIKTRKTPMKSLTHFLDMMGDIYDEYAHQIEGMAISMPGIIHSKTGYAVHGGSLNYIKKMNMIEILEMRCPTTIHVENDGKAATLGELWKGNLKGIQHGIMLNLGTGIGGGIVVNGAVLKGQHYSAGEFSFIKTNTARSKDASYMFGYQNGISHLFKKIASQCNLPLESMDGFKMFELIKAGNKKAASCLNDYCYTLAIQLFNLQTILDPERIIISGGISGNPLLIQLIKENVRKVYEEELGEGVFIVPEIMKSKFGNNGNIIGALYNYKLNEE is encoded by the coding sequence GTGTATTATCTAGGTATTGATATTGGAGGAACAGAAACGAATTATGGATTGATTAATGATCAAGGTGAATTAGGGGAAATTAAGACTAGAAAAACACCTATGAAATCGTTAACGCATTTCCTAGATATGATGGGAGATATTTATGATGAATATGCTCATCAAATTGAAGGTATGGCCATTAGTATGCCGGGAATTATTCATTCCAAAACTGGATACGCTGTTCATGGCGGATCATTAAATTACATTAAGAAAATGAATATGATTGAGATATTGGAAATGAGATGTCCAACGACGATTCATGTAGAAAATGATGGCAAAGCAGCAACCCTTGGAGAATTGTGGAAAGGGAATTTAAAAGGGATTCAACACGGAATCATGCTGAATCTTGGAACGGGTATCGGTGGAGGAATAGTAGTAAACGGTGCCGTGTTGAAAGGACAGCACTATTCTGCTGGAGAATTTTCATTTATTAAAACGAATACGGCGAGAAGCAAAGATGCATCCTATATGTTTGGGTATCAAAATGGAATAAGTCACTTGTTTAAAAAAATAGCTTCGCAATGCAACCTACCATTAGAATCTATGGATGGTTTTAAGATGTTTGAACTAATTAAAGCTGGAAATAAAAAAGCTGCATCTTGTTTGAATGATTACTGCTATACGTTAGCTATTCAATTGTTCAACTTACAAACTATTTTAGATCCAGAAAGAATTATTATCAGCGGTGGGATCAGTGGAAATCCATTATTGATTCAACTGATAAAAGAAAACGTAAGGAAAGTGTATGAAGAGGAGTTAGGTGAGGGCGTATTTATTGTACCTGAAATAATGAAAAGTAAGTTTGGAAACAATGGAAATATCATTGGTGCTTTATACAATTATAAATTAAATGAAGAATAA
- the gcvPB gene encoding aminomethyl-transferring glycine dehydrogenase subunit GcvPB: MMEYNELIFEISQTGRTAFSLPESDVPSVDLIAKFPEHLVRQEPADLPEVSEPQLMRHYTSLSTKNFGVDNGFYPLGSCTMKYNPKINEDVARYDGFAAIHPFQPIETVQGAFQLLYELQEDLQVISGMDAITLQPAAGAQGEWTGLMMMKGYHIKNGDRAIRTKILVPDSAHGTNPASAHAAGFDVVEIPSNTNGTVDLVELKKQVGNDTAGLMLTNPNTLGIFEKDIIEMAEIVHQAGGLVYYDGANLNAILGQTTPGMMGFDIVHLNLHKSFSTPHGGGGPGSGPVGVKEFLIQYLPIPRIEKQEGQYVLNTNYPDSIGRVKGYYGNFGVNVRAYTYIRTMGPEGLRQVSESAVLHANYLRKKLEPYYDTPYTQYSKHEFVLSGSRQKKLGVPTTSIAKRILDFGYYAPTVYFPLIVEEALMIEPTETETKETLDTFAEALIQIAKEIEETPELVLTAPHTTFVKRLDEVKAARQLIVKYTP, from the coding sequence ATGATGGAATACAATGAACTGATTTTTGAAATAAGCCAAACCGGACGTACTGCTTTTAGCCTTCCCGAAAGTGATGTTCCTTCAGTTGATTTGATAGCTAAGTTTCCAGAACACTTGGTTCGCCAAGAGCCAGCTGACTTGCCAGAAGTGTCAGAACCTCAATTGATGAGGCATTATACTTCTTTATCAACAAAAAACTTTGGTGTGGATAATGGCTTTTACCCACTGGGTTCATGTACGATGAAATACAATCCAAAAATTAATGAAGATGTCGCTCGTTATGACGGATTCGCAGCAATTCACCCGTTTCAACCGATTGAAACAGTTCAAGGAGCTTTTCAATTGCTGTATGAGTTACAAGAAGACCTGCAAGTTATATCCGGTATGGATGCCATTACTTTGCAACCAGCTGCTGGTGCTCAAGGGGAATGGACGGGTTTAATGATGATGAAGGGCTATCACATTAAAAATGGTGATAGGGCAATTAGAACGAAGATTTTAGTTCCAGATTCTGCTCATGGAACCAATCCTGCTAGTGCTCATGCTGCCGGTTTTGATGTTGTAGAAATCCCGTCTAATACGAATGGAACAGTGGATTTAGTCGAACTAAAGAAACAAGTTGGCAATGATACTGCCGGGCTGATGTTGACCAATCCGAATACATTAGGTATTTTTGAGAAAGACATTATAGAGATGGCTGAAATTGTTCATCAAGCCGGTGGACTTGTTTATTATGATGGGGCAAATTTGAATGCTATTTTAGGTCAGACAACTCCAGGAATGATGGGTTTTGATATCGTTCATTTGAATCTACATAAATCCTTTAGTACTCCACATGGAGGAGGAGGTCCGGGTTCTGGTCCAGTAGGGGTCAAAGAATTTTTAATTCAATATTTACCGATTCCACGAATTGAAAAACAAGAAGGTCAGTATGTCTTAAATACGAACTATCCTGATTCTATTGGTCGAGTAAAAGGCTATTATGGAAATTTTGGGGTTAATGTTCGTGCATATACGTATATACGTACAATGGGGCCAGAAGGATTAAGACAAGTATCCGAAAGTGCCGTATTGCATGCCAATTATTTACGTAAGAAATTAGAACCTTATTACGATACACCTTATACTCAATACAGCAAACATGAATTTGTTTTATCCGGATCAAGACAGAAAAAACTTGGGGTTCCAACGACTAGTATTGCAAAACGGATTCTTGATTTTGGTTATTACGCTCCAACGGTTTATTTCCCTTTAATTGTGGAAGAAGCATTAATGATTGAACCAACAGAAACGGAAACAAAAGAGACGTTAGATACATTTGCAGAGGCACTGATTCAAATTGCTAAAGAAATTGAAGAAACACCAGAGTTAGTGTTAACAGCACCGCATACAACTTTTGTAAAACGGTTAGACGAAGTAAAAGCAGCAAGACAATTGATTGTTAAATATACACCATAA